In uncultured Methanobrevibacter sp., the following proteins share a genomic window:
- a CDS encoding helix-turn-helix domain-containing protein: MNEYNKDIGNRIRELRELSDITIKEIAEELNIKEETYIQYENAEVDIPASFLYELAHIFKVDLGLLLTGEESRMSIFDITRANKGVSVDRRKEYTHENLCSNFIHKKAETFLVVVDPKKNPVPSLNSHPGQEFNYVLEGSLKIYIHNNEIVLNEGDSIFFDSTHRHAMIALNDKPAKFLAVII, translated from the coding sequence ATGAATGAATACAACAAAGATATTGGAAATAGAATTAGAGAATTAAGAGAACTATCAGACATTACTATCAAAGAAATTGCAGAAGAATTGAATATTAAAGAAGAAACTTATATCCAATATGAAAACGCAGAAGTAGACATTCCAGCTAGTTTTTTATACGAGCTCGCACATATTTTCAAAGTTGATTTAGGATTATTATTAACCGGTGAAGAAAGCAGAATGAGCATCTTTGACATAACCCGTGCAAACAAAGGAGTGTCAGTTGACAGGAGAAAAGAATATACTCATGAAAACCTATGTTCTAATTTTATCCATAAAAAAGCTGAAACCTTCCTTGTTGTTGTGGACCCTAAGAAAAACCCTGTTCCTTCACTCAATTCACACCCTGGACAAGAATTCAACTATGTCCTTGAAGGATCCTTAAAAATATATATACACAATAACGAAATCGTGTTAAATGAAGGAGATTCAATCTTTTTCGATTCAACACATAGACACGCAATGATAGCGCTTAACGACAAACCCGCTAAATTCTTAGCAGTAATTATATAA
- a CDS encoding AMP-binding protein: MTSVIGDFVERVDFNSYEDFYKNFKLTYEDDYNFGFDVVDKYAEIDPEKIALIWTNDHEEEHVFTFKDMKENSNKAANLFKRLGIKKGDCVMLTLKNRYEFWFCMVALHKIGAIPIPGTHMLKLHDIDFRIKEANVKMVISVEEDSLLPDYEEAEKSLGLELPKLVIETDRDGWINFNDAIENESPVFERPTGEEKTYAEEISLIYFTSGTSGLPKMVSHKHTYSLGHIPTAKYWHNVVEDGIHHTSADTGWGKAVWGNLYGQWIAGTGVFIYDYDRFNGIKLLEKIIEYKVDTFCAPPTIYRFIIKENIEGYDLSNLKYVTTAGEPLPPEVSNKFYELSGLRIKEGFGQTETTLSIGTFIWLEAKIASIGKPSPLFNLELLDEDHNRVEIGDEGELCFKLEDGPNPGLFKDYVNDEEKYKKQIHDGYYHCGDTAWVDEDGYVHFVGRNDDIIKSSGYRIGPYEVESAVLSHEAVSNCAITAYPDEVRGQIVKATIILQPGFEPSDELTKDIQNHVKKVTAPYKYPRMVEYTDEIPETISGKTRRVEIRENDQKKN; the protein is encoded by the coding sequence ATGACCTCAGTAATTGGAGATTTTGTTGAAAGAGTTGATTTCAACTCTTATGAAGACTTTTATAAAAATTTTAAACTAACTTATGAAGATGATTACAATTTCGGATTTGATGTTGTAGACAAATACGCTGAAATTGACCCTGAAAAAATAGCTTTAATCTGGACTAATGACCATGAAGAAGAACATGTATTCACATTTAAAGACATGAAAGAGAATTCCAATAAAGCTGCAAATTTATTTAAACGTTTAGGAATTAAAAAAGGCGATTGCGTAATGTTAACCCTTAAAAACAGATATGAATTCTGGTTCTGCATGGTTGCATTGCACAAAATTGGAGCAATACCTATTCCAGGAACACACATGCTAAAGCTTCATGACATTGATTTCAGAATAAAGGAAGCAAACGTGAAAATGGTGATATCTGTCGAAGAAGATTCATTATTGCCAGATTATGAAGAAGCTGAAAAGTCACTGGGACTTGAATTGCCAAAATTAGTAATTGAAACTGACAGAGACGGTTGGATAAACTTTAACGATGCCATAGAAAATGAAAGTCCAGTATTTGAAAGGCCAACCGGTGAAGAGAAAACATATGCTGAAGAGATTTCATTGATATATTTCACATCCGGAACAAGCGGACTTCCAAAAATGGTTTCACATAAGCACACATACTCTTTGGGACATATCCCTACTGCAAAATATTGGCACAATGTTGTAGAGGATGGAATTCACCACACTTCCGCAGATACAGGTTGGGGAAAAGCTGTATGGGGAAACCTTTATGGTCAATGGATTGCCGGAACAGGAGTATTCATTTATGATTACGACAGATTTAATGGTATTAAATTACTTGAAAAGATTATAGAATACAAAGTAGACACATTTTGTGCTCCTCCTACAATTTACAGATTCATCATCAAAGAAAATATTGAAGGATATGACCTTTCAAATCTGAAATACGTTACAACTGCAGGAGAACCATTGCCTCCTGAAGTATCCAATAAATTTTATGAATTATCAGGTTTAAGAATTAAAGAAGGATTCGGTCAGACAGAAACCACATTATCCATAGGAACATTCATATGGCTGGAAGCAAAAATCGCTTCCATAGGTAAACCTTCCCCATTATTCAATTTAGAATTATTGGATGAAGACCACAACAGAGTGGAAATAGGTGATGAAGGAGAACTTTGTTTCAAGTTAGAAGATGGGCCGAACCCAGGATTATTCAAAGACTATGTGAATGATGAAGAAAAATACAAAAAACAAATCCACGATGGATATTATCATTGTGGAGATACTGCATGGGTTGATGAAGACGGATATGTTCACTTTGTCGGAAGAAATGACGACATTATCAAATCTTCAGGTTACCGTATCGGACCTTACGAAGTAGAAAGTGCAGTACTATCACATGAAGCAGTTTCAAACTGTGCAATTACCGCTTATCCTGATGAAGTCAGAGGCCAAATCGTAAAAGCAACAATCATATTACAACCTGGCTTCGAACCGTCAGATGAACTTACCAAAGACATTCAAAATCATGTTAAAAAAGTTACAGCTCCATATAAATACCCAAGAATGGTGGAATACACAGATGAAATTCCAGAAACCATCAGCGGTAAAACAAGGAGAGTTGAAATAAGAGAAAATGATCAAAAAAAGAATTAA
- a CDS encoding 4Fe-4S dicluster domain-containing protein, with amino-acid sequence MTEEISYPVINKEICKGCMRCIVGCPQNAIALSQDMNNAGYQFAYYSGNGCTGCKDCYFTCPEPLALEVHQIKNIVNDSVAKMIKAKVANQGGE; translated from the coding sequence ATGACAGAAGAAATATCTTATCCAGTTATAAATAAAGAGATTTGCAAAGGCTGTATGAGATGTATAGTCGGATGTCCTCAAAACGCAATAGCACTTAGCCAAGACATGAATAACGCAGGATATCAATTTGCTTATTATAGTGGAAATGGTTGTACAGGATGCAAGGATTGTTACTTTACCTGTCCAGAACCATTAGCACTTGAAGTACATCAAATAAAAAATATTGTTAATGACTCAGTTGCGAAAATGATTAAAGCCAAAGTGGCAAATCAAGGGGGAGAATAA
- a CDS encoding 3-methyl-2-oxobutanoate dehydrogenase subunit VorB, with protein sequence MSNQMVKGNTAVVIGAMYAGCDCFFGYPITPASEILHEASKYFPMVGRNFVQAESEEASINMVYGASGTGHRVMTSSSGPGISLMQEGFTFLAGAELPAVIVDIMRAGPGLGNIGPEQGDYNQVVKGGGHGNYKNIVLAPNSVQEMCDLTMKAFELADKWRNPVVVLADGTLGQMAEPLVFPKEAVQPKNDKPWAVKGNEETMENLITSIFNDFNDLEDFNFKLQEKYAKIDEEEVIFDEYKVEDAEIVLVSFGISSRIARSAVDKSREKGLKVGLFRPITLSPFPVDRIKELSDKGVSFISVEMSNGQLLADVQFAALRKEDTHLVNRMGGNLIELKHVLAKIYEIAGIEDENLDTSKRSDEKASPNIID encoded by the coding sequence ATGAGTAATCAAATGGTTAAAGGAAATACTGCAGTTGTTATAGGTGCAATGTATGCAGGCTGTGACTGTTTCTTTGGATACCCAATTACTCCTGCAAGTGAAATCTTACATGAAGCATCAAAATACTTCCCGATGGTTGGAAGAAACTTTGTTCAAGCCGAAAGTGAAGAAGCATCAATCAATATGGTTTACGGTGCATCAGGTACCGGTCACAGAGTCATGACATCATCATCAGGACCTGGAATAAGTTTGATGCAGGAAGGATTTACATTTCTTGCAGGTGCTGAACTACCTGCAGTCATCGTTGACATTATGAGAGCAGGACCTGGACTTGGAAATATCGGACCTGAACAAGGAGACTATAATCAGGTCGTTAAGGGAGGAGGTCATGGAAACTACAAAAACATTGTACTTGCTCCAAATAGTGTTCAGGAAATGTGTGACTTGACAATGAAAGCCTTTGAACTTGCAGACAAATGGAGAAATCCAGTAGTTGTTTTAGCTGATGGTACATTAGGTCAAATGGCAGAACCATTGGTATTTCCAAAAGAAGCAGTTCAACCAAAAAACGATAAGCCATGGGCAGTGAAAGGAAATGAAGAAACCATGGAAAACCTTATCACTTCCATTTTCAATGACTTTAATGATTTGGAAGACTTTAACTTCAAACTACAGGAAAAATATGCTAAAATCGATGAAGAAGAAGTTATCTTTGACGAATATAAGGTTGAAGATGCTGAAATTGTTTTAGTATCATTCGGAATAAGCAGCAGAATTGCAAGGTCCGCAGTGGATAAAAGCCGTGAAAAAGGATTGAAAGTTGGACTTTTCAGACCTATTACATTATCACCTTTCCCTGTTGACAGGATAAAAGAATTATCCGATAAAGGCGTAAGCTTCATTTCAGTCGAGATGAGCAATGGCCAACTATTGGCTGATGTCCAATTTGCGGCTTTAAGAAAAGAAGATACTCACCTTGTCAACAGAATGGGTGGAAATCTAATTGAACTGAAACATGTGCTTGCTAAAATTTATGAAATAGCAGGAATTGAAGATGAAAACTTGGATACTTCAAAAAGAAGTGATGAAAAGGCAAGTCCAAATATTATAGATTAG
- a CDS encoding 2-oxoacid:acceptor oxidoreductase family protein, producing MSEKEINDKDYELQIRRNPQSLLEEYPRKGTNIQSTHYCAGCGHGILHKLIAECMDELGIQERCVMISPVGCSVYAYFYFNCGNFQTAHGRAPAVATGISRAEDNAIVMSYQGDGDLASIGLNETLQAANRGEKIAVFFVNNTVYGMTGGQMAPTTLIGEKTVTCQTGRDPDYTGHPTHMCELINTLKAPVFIERVSLANPLKIRLAKFAIKQALTVQKEGKGYSFVEVLSPCPTNLKQDVASAQKFIEEQMEKEFPVKNFRNNLYTKKPVIRPASDFSTESLDKIFNVNRSEGSGYVDEDIEPVSIKVSGFGGQGVLSAGLTIAQAACAEGKHVSWYPSYGPEQRGGKSNCSVVISNETIGTPVVDDIDILIALNKPSLEQFSHDVKEGGVILYDSKIGEFETDRDVKVIAMPCVDIAEEHGNARTANTALLGALTELGDVLKRESYENAIREMFASKPKVIDVNIEVLKAGAEWIKNNS from the coding sequence ATGAGTGAAAAAGAAATAAACGATAAAGATTATGAATTACAAATCCGCAGAAATCCACAATCCCTTTTAGAAGAGTATCCTAGAAAAGGAACCAATATTCAGTCAACTCACTACTGCGCAGGTTGTGGACATGGAATTTTACATAAATTAATTGCCGAATGTATGGATGAGCTTGGAATACAAGAGAGATGTGTTATGATTTCTCCTGTTGGATGCTCAGTATATGCTTACTTCTACTTTAACTGTGGAAACTTCCAGACCGCTCACGGAAGGGCACCAGCAGTAGCTACTGGAATTTCAAGAGCTGAAGACAATGCAATCGTAATGAGCTATCAGGGAGATGGGGATTTAGCTTCAATCGGTTTAAATGAAACATTGCAAGCTGCAAACCGTGGAGAAAAGATTGCAGTATTCTTTGTAAACAATACAGTATATGGAATGACCGGTGGACAAATGGCACCGACAACATTGATTGGTGAGAAAACCGTTACATGCCAAACAGGAAGAGATCCTGATTATACAGGACACCCTACCCACATGTGCGAATTGATCAATACATTAAAGGCACCAGTATTTATTGAAAGGGTTTCTCTAGCCAATCCTTTAAAAATCAGACTTGCAAAATTTGCAATAAAACAAGCCCTAACCGTTCAAAAAGAAGGCAAAGGATATTCATTTGTTGAAGTTCTATCACCTTGCCCTACTAACTTAAAACAGGATGTGGCAAGTGCACAGAAATTTATTGAAGAACAGATGGAAAAAGAATTCCCTGTTAAAAACTTCAGAAATAACTTATACACAAAAAAACCAGTAATAAGGCCTGCCAGTGACTTTTCAACAGAATCATTGGATAAAATATTTAATGTGAACAGAAGCGAAGGTTCAGGTTACGTTGATGAGGATATTGAACCTGTAAGCATTAAAGTTTCCGGATTTGGTGGACAAGGAGTTTTAAGCGCTGGACTTACAATAGCTCAAGCGGCCTGTGCTGAAGGAAAACATGTTTCATGGTATCCTAGTTACGGACCGGAACAGAGAGGTGGAAAATCCAACTGTTCAGTTGTAATTTCAAATGAAACCATAGGAACCCCAGTTGTGGATGATATTGACATTCTTATTGCTTTAAACAAGCCATCCTTGGAACAGTTCTCACATGATGTTAAGGAAGGAGGAGTAATCCTGTACGATTCAAAGATTGGTGAATTTGAAACTGACCGGGACGTTAAGGTTATTGCAATGCCTTGTGTTGACATTGCTGAAGAACATGGAAATGCAAGAACTGCAAATACTGCACTTTTAGGTGCATTGACCGAGTTAGGTGATGTTTTAAAACGTGAATCTTATGAAAATGCTATTCGTGAAATGTTTGCATCAAAACCAAAAGTCATTGATGTGAATATTGAAGTTTTAAAAGCGGGAGCAGAATGGATTAAAAACAATTCATAG
- the gatD gene encoding Glu-tRNA(Gln) amidotransferase subunit GatD translates to MTYKENAKKYIENYDLSIGDTIKVHKEDITYTGILLDRPEDADDGYLVIKLSSGYNIGVAIDNTTAELIEKGEKPKIGYDEEDIPTDPSKQNISIVSTGGTVSSVIDYRTGAVHPKFTASDLVKANPELLDYANYNVKALYNILSEDMKPEYWVKAAEEIANDISEGADGVVIAHGTDTMHYTAAALSFMLKTPVPIILTGAQRSSDRPSSDANINLIDSVVGAKSDIAEVCVCMHGSLNDNYTYLHKGTKVRKMHTSRRDTFRSINAQPIAKIQNKKVKINPDYSYTKRGANELELNTSIEEKVGFIKSFPGISKDYIEYHIDKGYKGLVIEGTGLGHVPNNLIDSFKRAQEENIPIIMTSQCLYGRVNMNVYSTGRNILDSGVISGLDMTPETAYVKLCWALGQSDDYNNVKEIMQTNVAGEFSPKSSIKDFLN, encoded by the coding sequence ATGACATATAAAGAAAATGCTAAAAAATATATAGAAAATTACGATTTAAGTATAGGAGATACCATTAAAGTACACAAGGAAGATATCACCTATACTGGTATTTTGCTTGATAGGCCTGAAGATGCCGACGATGGGTATCTGGTTATAAAATTGTCCAGCGGTTACAATATAGGAGTAGCTATAGACAATACTACTGCGGAACTAATTGAAAAAGGAGAAAAACCTAAAATCGGTTATGATGAAGAGGACATTCCAACCGATCCCTCAAAACAGAATATCTCAATCGTGTCAACAGGTGGAACAGTATCATCAGTCATTGATTACAGGACTGGTGCAGTTCACCCTAAATTTACCGCTTCAGACCTTGTAAAGGCAAATCCCGAACTATTAGATTATGCTAACTACAACGTTAAGGCATTATATAATATATTAAGTGAAGATATGAAGCCTGAATATTGGGTTAAAGCTGCTGAGGAAATAGCCAATGACATTTCTGAAGGTGCTGACGGTGTTGTAATAGCTCACGGTACTGATACAATGCATTATACTGCAGCAGCATTAAGTTTTATGCTCAAAACACCAGTTCCAATTATTCTCACAGGCGCTCAAAGAAGTTCAGACAGACCTTCAAGTGATGCCAACATCAACCTGATTGATTCAGTGGTTGGCGCAAAATCTGATATAGCCGAAGTTTGTGTGTGTATGCATGGAAGCTTGAATGACAACTACACTTACCTGCACAAAGGAACAAAGGTTAGAAAAATGCACACATCAAGAAGAGATACTTTCAGAAGTATAAATGCTCAGCCGATAGCTAAAATCCAAAATAAAAAAGTCAAAATCAATCCTGATTACAGCTACACAAAACGTGGAGCAAATGAACTTGAATTGAATACATCCATTGAGGAAAAAGTTGGATTTATCAAAAGTTTCCCAGGCATTTCCAAAGATTATATTGAATATCACATCGACAAAGGATATAAAGGTCTTGTGATTGAAGGAACCGGTCTTGGACATGTGCCAAACAACTTAATAGACTCATTTAAAAGAGCACAGGAAGAGAATATTCCAATAATTATGACTTCCCAGTGTCTTTACGGAAGAGTCAACATGAATGTTTACTCAACAGGACGTAACATTCTTGATTCCGGAGTCATATCAGGATTGGACATGACCCCTGAAACTGCATATGTCAAATTATGCTGGGCATTGGGTCAAAGTGACGATTACAATAATGTTAAGGAGATTATGCAAACTAATGTTGCAGGTGAATTTTCACCAAAATCCTCAATTAAGGATTTCTTGAACTAG